One Maribacter cobaltidurans genomic window carries:
- a CDS encoding DUF5689 domain-containing protein, which yields MLLVLICFACVRSNDFDNLKPSCESNLIANISYGKLREYYQGETVQIQEDWVIEGYINSSDKENNFFSVLYFQNSPDNPTDGFQLEIDMRDSYLFFEVGNKVLIRLKGLYLGSSRGQYKLGGVFSSFGNNSVGRLPYNSIFERVFVACEASSVLEPTLSTIPDLDDTMTGTLVRLENIEFSSEELNRTFAEKEEETERILVDCDDNELVMLNSGYSSFQARVVPEGSGSITGVLTKEGSEFKLIIRNMDDVEFDQERCEDVVDEFTSNSIFFSELADPDNNAGARFVEIYNAAPEPLSLKGWQIHRYTNESQTVSSSTDLSGYTINGQSTLILSPNPDVFEQVFGFLPDVDAATNSPADSNGDDNLVLVDPFGTVMDTFGIPGEDGSGTNHEFEDGRAQRRQDVIEGSSVYQFSQWEIYNDTGDSGTLNQPQLAPNDFTPGIR from the coding sequence TTGCTCTTGGTATTAATATGTTTTGCCTGTGTTAGAAGTAATGATTTTGATAATTTAAAACCATCATGCGAATCCAATTTAATCGCCAATATTAGTTACGGGAAACTTAGGGAGTATTATCAAGGAGAAACTGTTCAGATACAGGAAGATTGGGTTATTGAGGGTTATATAAATTCTTCGGATAAGGAAAATAATTTTTTCAGTGTACTATATTTTCAAAATAGTCCTGATAATCCAACTGACGGGTTTCAATTGGAAATTGATATGAGGGATTCCTATCTTTTCTTTGAGGTTGGCAACAAGGTTTTGATACGTTTGAAGGGTTTGTATTTGGGGTCCTCAAGAGGCCAATATAAACTAGGTGGGGTATTTAGTTCATTTGGGAATAATTCCGTGGGAAGATTGCCGTACAATAGTATTTTTGAGCGTGTCTTTGTTGCTTGTGAGGCATCTAGTGTTTTAGAACCTACGTTATCAACTATTCCTGATTTGGATGATACCATGACTGGTACCTTGGTCAGATTGGAAAATATAGAATTTTCATCGGAGGAGTTGAACCGGACCTTTGCTGAAAAGGAGGAGGAAACGGAGAGAATACTTGTGGATTGTGACGATAATGAGCTAGTTATGCTGAATAGCGGTTACTCAAGTTTTCAGGCAAGAGTTGTCCCTGAAGGTAGTGGGAGTATTACTGGTGTGCTGACCAAGGAGGGATCAGAATTTAAGTTAATTATCCGAAACATGGACGATGTAGAGTTCGACCAGGAAAGGTGCGAGGATGTTGTAGATGAGTTTACGTCCAATAGTATCTTTTTTTCTGAATTGGCCGATCCAGATAATAATGCAGGAGCTAGGTTCGTAGAAATCTATAATGCGGCTCCAGAACCTCTATCGCTAAAGGGGTGGCAAATTCACAGGTATACGAATGAAAGTCAAACGGTGAGTTCATCAACAGATTTGTCGGGTTATACTATAAATGGCCAGAGTACCTTGATTTTATCCCCTAATCCTGATGTCTTTGAACAGGTTTTTGGGTTTTTACCCGATGTGGATGCCGCGACCAACTCACCGGCTGATTCCAATGGAGATGATAATTTAGTATTGGTAGACCCGTTTGGAACGGTAATGGACACTTTTGGTATTCCAGGTGAAGACGGTTCTGGAACCAATCATGAGTTTGAGGATGGTCGTGCACAACGAAGACAAGATGTTATTGAAGGAAGTTCAGTATATCAATTTTCCCAATGGGAAATATATAATGATACCGGAGACTCTGGTACTTTGAATCAACCTCAATTGGCTCCTAACGATTTTACCCCGGGGATTAGGTAA
- a CDS encoding response regulator, translated as MSKIGSCCIIDDDDFFAFNAKNLMKDIGFCENVLWYADGQEAIDNLVGLLIENIPLPEVILLDLNMPNKDGWAFLKEFENIPENQRKNVKIYIVSSFVSPENMAKAKTYSTVESYLVKPLTEKSLKNIK; from the coding sequence ATGAGTAAGATTGGTAGCTGCTGTATTATTGACGATGATGATTTTTTTGCATTTAACGCCAAGAATCTAATGAAGGATATCGGTTTTTGCGAAAATGTACTATGGTATGCAGATGGACAAGAAGCCATTGATAATTTGGTGGGGCTTTTGATTGAAAATATACCGCTACCTGAAGTGATACTTCTAGACCTGAATATGCCCAATAAGGACGGTTGGGCCTTTTTGAAGGAATTTGAGAACATTCCCGAAAACCAAAGGAAAAATGTCAAAATATACATTGTAAGCTCTTTCGTAAGCCCTGAAAACATGGCAAAGGCCAAAACCTATTCTACGGTAGAATCCTATCTGGTAAAACCATTGACCGAAAAATCCTTGAAAAATATCAAATAA
- a CDS encoding response regulator: protein MAVSKIKTCCIIDDDPIFIYGTRRIMKEVNFCDEFIVFNDGQDALDGLSKIVDLGKKVPQVMFLDLNMPVMNGWEFLDEVLQLHSNIFENTSVYITSSSLDPRDLEKVKNYKVVSNYILKPITPNDLETVLNSLKN from the coding sequence ATGGCTGTAAGTAAGATTAAAACATGTTGTATTATTGATGATGACCCTATTTTTATTTATGGTACCAGGCGAATTATGAAAGAGGTGAATTTTTGTGACGAATTTATTGTTTTTAATGATGGCCAAGATGCATTGGATGGGCTATCCAAAATTGTTGACCTTGGTAAAAAAGTACCCCAAGTCATGTTTTTAGATCTTAATATGCCAGTAATGAATGGTTGGGAATTTTTGGATGAAGTTTTACAGCTGCATTCAAATATTTTCGAAAATACTTCAGTATACATCACCAGTTCATCATTAGATCCCAGAGATTTGGAAAAAGTAAAAAACTATAAAGTGGTCAGCAATTACATCCTTAAACCCATAACTCCTAATGACTTGGAAACTGTCCTGAATTCCTTAAAGAACTAA
- a CDS encoding ankyrin repeat domain-containing protein yields the protein MQATIYDDIRSGNLEKTQKSIINRPELVNAKDERGSTPLILATYYNQIEITKLLLDSGADINEKDAAGNTPLMGVCFKGFLDLSKLLLTYGAALNEQNSMGATALIYSAMFNKLEMAQLLLSHGAERKIKDQKGNTALDYALAKGYPELIKLLEK from the coding sequence ATGCAAGCCACAATTTACGATGATATAAGGAGCGGTAATTTGGAGAAAACTCAAAAATCCATTATTAATAGGCCTGAACTTGTCAATGCTAAGGATGAAAGAGGTTCTACTCCTTTAATTTTGGCCACTTACTATAACCAAATTGAGATAACCAAATTATTACTTGATTCAGGAGCTGATATCAATGAAAAAGACGCCGCGGGAAATACCCCGCTTATGGGTGTTTGTTTTAAGGGGTTTTTGGATTTGTCCAAATTGCTGCTTACTTATGGGGCAGCACTTAATGAACAAAATTCCATGGGTGCCACAGCGCTCATTTATTCTGCAATGTTCAATAAATTGGAAATGGCCCAACTTTTATTAAGTCATGGCGCTGAAAGGAAAATTAAGGACCAAAAAGGAAATACCGCTTTGGATTATGCTTTGGCCAAGGGGTATCCTGAGCTTATTAAATTATTGGAGAAATAG
- a CDS encoding amidohydrolase — MENKLNIALVQSPLIWEQPALNRENFSSKIANVKSEVDLIVLPEMFTTGFTMTPENIDAQEGDITIKWMQDWAKEKNAAIVGSIVYSENDLHFNRLFFVMPNGEVKQYDKRHTFTLAGEHEKYQSGSNHLIVEYKGFKINLMICYDLRFPVWSRNTTDYDVLVYVANWPKPRVEAWDTLLKARAIENMSYCIGVNRIGRDEKGLEYVGHSAIYDSLGQQLIFSEKEEVISVNIDKDHLLEVRKKLKFLQDRDKFQLLGVKD, encoded by the coding sequence ATGGAAAATAAATTGAATATCGCATTGGTCCAATCACCCTTAATTTGGGAACAGCCTGCCTTGAATAGAGAAAATTTTTCTTCCAAGATAGCCAATGTCAAAAGTGAGGTTGACCTAATAGTCTTGCCAGAAATGTTTACCACTGGCTTTACCATGACACCTGAGAATATAGATGCGCAAGAAGGTGATATTACCATAAAATGGATGCAAGATTGGGCCAAGGAAAAAAATGCGGCAATCGTTGGGAGTATTGTCTATTCTGAAAATGACTTACATTTTAACCGATTGTTTTTTGTTATGCCCAACGGTGAAGTAAAGCAGTATGATAAAAGACATACCTTCACTTTGGCCGGAGAGCATGAAAAATACCAATCCGGCAGCAATCATTTGATTGTTGAATATAAGGGGTTTAAAATAAACCTTATGATCTGTTATGACCTGAGATTTCCTGTTTGGAGCCGAAACACCACCGATTATGATGTATTGGTATACGTGGCAAATTGGCCAAAACCAAGAGTTGAAGCATGGGACACGCTGTTAAAGGCAAGGGCCATTGAAAATATGAGTTATTGTATCGGTGTCAATAGAATTGGAAGGGATGAAAAAGGGCTGGAATACGTTGGACACTCCGCTATTTATGATTCTCTGGGCCAACAATTAATTTTTTCGGAAAAGGAAGAAGTAATATCAGTTAATATCGATAAGGACCATCTTTTGGAGGTACGGAAAAAATTAAAATTCCTTCAGGATAGGGACAAGTTCCAATTACTTGGAGTTAAGGATTGA
- a CDS encoding Ig-like domain-containing protein, with amino-acid sequence MFRRILGYIFIILSITAFYQCARKGTPTGGPKDVTPPVLIRAEPENMSVNFNGNKIRLYFDELVKLEKVQEQLIVSPPLKYQPLLSPQGGANKFVEITIQDTLLENTTYTINFGQSVVDNNEGNPYPFLTYVFSTGDYIDSLELKGVVKDALNKEADNFISVMLYKIDSSYTDSTIYKKPPNYITNTLDSSIVFTLKNLKEGRYALFAIKDQAKNNVFDQNTDKIGFITDTVFLPTDSIYLLNLFKEVPDYGIAVPTFVAKNKISFGYYGHCASIEIDPISDIPDTVKTKTLKERDKDTLNFWYTPYDMDSILFTVTNENLKLIDTFNVKSRKVGIDSLKLTPSQTGTLEFQDNFSLLANTPLSSIDSTAISVSKQDTLPVPHSVVLDTLQNKVDFEFELGPNEQYKIQLLPGAIVDFFGITNDSISVNLNTKSFADYGNLTVSLSGNSIEYPVIVQLTDEKGVVQRTQTASESQIFEFNNINPGKYLIRAIFDKNNNGKWDTGNYLKRTQPEKVSYYPNTIEMRANWIENITFSILD; translated from the coding sequence ATGTTTCGTAGAATTCTAGGCTACATATTCATTATACTTTCAATTACAGCGTTTTACCAGTGCGCGCGCAAGGGAACTCCAACAGGAGGCCCTAAAGATGTTACTCCACCTGTTCTAATACGGGCGGAGCCGGAGAACATGAGTGTCAATTTCAATGGAAATAAAATACGCCTATATTTTGATGAGCTAGTAAAACTGGAAAAAGTCCAGGAGCAATTGATAGTATCACCACCCCTAAAATATCAGCCTTTGCTAAGTCCACAAGGAGGGGCCAATAAGTTCGTAGAAATTACCATACAGGATACTTTATTGGAAAATACGACATACACCATAAATTTTGGTCAAAGTGTTGTGGACAACAATGAAGGAAATCCATACCCATTTTTGACCTACGTTTTCTCGACTGGGGATTATATAGATTCTTTAGAGCTAAAGGGTGTAGTCAAGGACGCTCTGAACAAGGAAGCGGACAACTTTATTAGCGTAATGCTTTATAAGATAGATTCCAGCTATACAGACTCTACGATATATAAAAAACCGCCAAATTATATTACCAATACCTTAGATAGCAGTATAGTATTTACCCTTAAAAACTTAAAGGAAGGTAGATACGCACTTTTTGCCATAAAGGACCAAGCTAAGAACAACGTTTTTGATCAGAATACGGATAAAATAGGTTTTATAACCGACACTGTATTTCTTCCAACGGATTCCATCTATCTGCTTAATCTCTTTAAAGAAGTACCTGACTATGGTATTGCCGTACCTACTTTTGTCGCAAAGAACAAAATTAGTTTTGGATATTATGGTCATTGTGCTAGCATTGAAATTGACCCTATTTCCGATATTCCTGATACGGTAAAGACAAAAACTCTTAAGGAAAGGGATAAGGACACACTAAACTTTTGGTATACGCCATATGACATGGATTCTATCCTGTTCACTGTTACGAACGAAAACCTAAAACTCATTGATACTTTTAATGTAAAAAGTAGGAAAGTGGGGATCGACTCCCTCAAATTGACCCCTAGCCAAACTGGAACATTGGAATTTCAAGATAACTTCTCATTGTTGGCAAATACCCCATTGAGTTCCATTGATAGTACTGCCATCAGTGTATCCAAACAAGATACGTTGCCAGTGCCCCATTCGGTGGTCTTGGATACACTGCAGAACAAGGTTGATTTTGAATTTGAACTCGGACCCAACGAACAATATAAAATACAGTTGTTACCAGGGGCGATAGTTGATTTCTTTGGTATAACAAACGACTCCATTAGTGTTAACCTAAACACCAAAAGTTTCGCTGATTATGGAAATTTAACGGTATCTCTAAGTGGTAATTCCATAGAGTACCCCGTCATAGTTCAATTGACCGATGAAAAAGGAGTAGTCCAGAGAACACAAACCGCATCGGAAAGCCAAATATTCGAATTCAATAATATAAATCCAGGAAAATACCTCATACGTGCAATATTCGATAAAAATAACAACGGCAAATGGGATACCGGAAATTACCTTAAAAGAACACAACCCGAAAAAGTTTCATACTATCCAAATACAATAGAGATGCGAGCAAACTGGATTGAGAACATTACCTTTAGCATCCTCGATTAA
- a CDS encoding ComF family protein, with protein MILTKLSNIANDINTLLFPHACFGCNDRLIRGEKLLCTVCRHQLPLTDYTFNEENPVDRIFYGRINIKKASSFLHFTDYGIVKNLIHNLKYKNQEQIGEFLGNWYGHIIKENDHLPKIDYVIPVPLHRKKLRKRGYNQTALFAKQLAKHLASEYLEDVLVKTANTRTQTKKSRLARWYDNKSLYEITNAELLKNKTLLLVDDVITTGATMELCAEALLKIEGITLFIASIAVVD; from the coding sequence TTGATTCTCACCAAGCTTTCAAATATAGCAAATGATATAAACACCCTCCTATTCCCTCATGCATGTTTTGGATGTAATGACCGATTAATTAGAGGAGAGAAGCTTTTGTGTACTGTTTGTCGACACCAATTACCACTCACCGATTATACATTTAACGAAGAAAACCCTGTAGACCGTATCTTTTACGGAAGAATTAACATTAAAAAAGCAAGTTCTTTCCTTCATTTTACAGACTATGGTATCGTTAAGAACCTAATTCACAACCTGAAATACAAAAATCAAGAGCAAATTGGAGAATTTCTTGGAAACTGGTACGGACACATTATCAAGGAAAATGACCACCTCCCTAAAATAGATTATGTAATTCCTGTACCTCTGCACAGGAAAAAGCTTAGAAAAAGAGGATACAATCAAACGGCCTTGTTTGCAAAACAGTTGGCAAAGCATCTGGCCTCAGAATATTTGGAGGATGTATTGGTCAAAACGGCCAACACAAGGACCCAGACAAAAAAGAGCCGTTTAGCAAGATGGTACGACAATAAATCACTTTACGAGATAACTAATGCTGAGTTGTTAAAAAATAAAACTCTTTTATTAGTCGACGATGTCATCACTACCGGAGCTACCATGGAACTTTGCGCCGAAGCACTGTTGAAAATTGAAGGCATCACCCTCTTCATAGCCAGTATAGCAGTTGTAGATTAG
- a CDS encoding glycine--tRNA ligase, translating into MANQEDNFKKVISHAKEYGYVFQSSEIYDGLSAVYDYGHNGVELKKNIREYWWKAMVQLNENIVGIDAAIFMHPTTWKASGHVDAFNDPLIDNKDSKKRYRADVLIEDYVGKIDTKIEKEVKKAEKRFGDNFNKQKFIETNPRVVEYIEQGKSILSRMAKSLEKEDLADVKALIEELDIACPMSGSKNWTDVKQFNLMFGTKLGASAENAMDLYLRPETAQGIFVNFLNVQKAGRMKIPFGIAQTGKAFRNEIVARQFIFRMREFEQMEMQFFIQPGTQQEWYEHWKENRMKWHLSLGLGEENYRFHDHEKLAHYADAAADIEFRFPFGFKELEGIHSRTDFDLGSHEKYSGKKLQYFDHETNRNYVPYVLETSIGLDRMFLAVFSNSLQEEELENGTSRTVLKLPAVLAPTKAAILPLVKKDGLPEVAHEILEDLKWDFNVTYDEKDAVGRRYRRQDANGTPFCITVDHQTLEDQTVTIRYRDSMEQERVAIADLKSIIHKAVDMRTWLLKMEDQRA; encoded by the coding sequence ATGGCAAATCAAGAAGATAATTTTAAGAAGGTAATTTCCCATGCAAAGGAATATGGTTACGTATTCCAATCCAGCGAAATTTATGATGGTTTAAGCGCAGTTTATGACTACGGCCATAATGGCGTAGAGCTTAAAAAGAATATCCGTGAATATTGGTGGAAAGCCATGGTTCAACTGAACGAAAATATTGTGGGCATCGATGCGGCAATATTTATGCATCCTACCACATGGAAGGCTTCAGGCCATGTGGACGCTTTTAACGATCCTCTGATAGACAATAAGGATTCAAAGAAGAGATATCGGGCAGATGTACTCATAGAGGACTATGTGGGTAAAATCGATACTAAAATAGAGAAAGAAGTAAAAAAGGCCGAAAAACGGTTCGGTGATAACTTCAACAAGCAAAAGTTCATTGAAACCAATCCCAGGGTAGTTGAATATATTGAACAGGGAAAAAGCATATTGAGCCGAATGGCAAAATCTTTGGAGAAAGAGGATTTAGCCGATGTAAAGGCTTTGATCGAGGAATTGGATATTGCCTGCCCTATGTCAGGCTCCAAAAACTGGACCGATGTAAAACAGTTCAACTTAATGTTCGGTACTAAATTAGGGGCAAGTGCAGAAAACGCTATGGATCTCTATTTACGTCCTGAGACCGCCCAAGGTATTTTTGTGAATTTTTTGAACGTACAAAAGGCAGGGAGGATGAAGATTCCCTTCGGCATTGCCCAAACGGGAAAGGCCTTTAGGAATGAAATTGTTGCTAGGCAATTTATCTTTAGGATGAGGGAGTTCGAGCAAATGGAGATGCAGTTCTTTATACAGCCCGGAACCCAACAGGAATGGTACGAACATTGGAAAGAAAACAGAATGAAATGGCACCTTTCCCTAGGTCTGGGTGAGGAAAATTATAGATTTCATGATCATGAAAAACTAGCGCATTATGCAGATGCTGCAGCGGACATTGAATTCCGTTTTCCTTTCGGTTTTAAAGAATTAGAGGGAATACATTCCAGAACGGATTTTGACTTGGGCAGTCATGAAAAATACTCCGGTAAAAAGCTGCAATATTTTGACCATGAGACGAACAGGAACTATGTTCCCTACGTACTGGAGACTTCCATAGGCCTTGATCGTATGTTCTTGGCCGTTTTCTCTAATTCATTACAGGAAGAGGAATTGGAAAATGGTACTTCAAGAACCGTTTTAAAGCTTCCGGCCGTTTTGGCACCTACCAAAGCTGCTATTTTGCCATTGGTCAAGAAGGATGGATTGCCAGAGGTAGCCCATGAAATCCTTGAGGACCTTAAATGGGACTTTAATGTAACTTATGATGAAAAGGATGCTGTAGGCCGAAGATATAGAAGACAGGATGCCAATGGAACTCCATTTTGTATTACGGTGGACCACCAGACTTTGGAGGACCAAACGGTCACCATTCGTTATAGGGATTCCATGGAGCAGGAACGGGTCGCTATTGCTGATTTAAAAAGTATCATCCACAAAGCCGTGGATATGCGCACGTGGTTACTAAAAATGGAGGATCAAAGGGCATAG
- a CDS encoding TonB-dependent receptor family protein: MKYLHFLLFFAVIFGQAQDPIDKDSVTQLEEVILIDALKTKKVIGITPSDVISAKTFQNYSPVDIVSSMNQIPGVYVLSGALNTNRITIRGIGARTLFGTDKLRLYYNEIPVTNGTGSSTIEAYDLENLGQIEVVKGPKGTEFGANLGGAIILTPKEALGMSTNFSNNFTIGSYNLIKNNLAFNHYDGKLRLNLQYGHIETNGYRENNNFERDGFLLNTSYQLNSNNKLSLLVNHIDYTAQIPSSLGFTAFNEDPTQATFTWRASQGYETNNQTLVGLSLSHQFSSRFKNTTSVFYNYLDKTEARPFGILEEITNGFGFRTLFSGDFTLFDTSADFVFGAELYKDEYDWDEFENLYQENDGNGSLKGAQFARNKEFRSQWNAFTSVQYPISDSFSAQLGLNLNKTAFDLQDRFNPINTNNSGSRDFDLILLPSLTLNYSISEYHELFGNISRGFTNPSLERTLTPDGIINPDIQQETGTNYEIGTNLLLDENRLRINLTLYQMNIKNLLIREQVGDDQFIEKNAGSSRHQGLELGIDYTLSSPSSKVQVNPFVNYNLNHHKFTDFVDDGIDYSGNDLTGVPKHRLTIGLQNRFFTHYYLNLIYQHVGSIPLTDANDRYSDAFNLVNLRTGYRKKLTPKFTLGVNFGVNNVFDVLYARSVLINTQGFGGAEPRYYYPGDGRNFYGGLNLAYAL, from the coding sequence ATGAAATACCTACACTTTCTATTATTTTTTGCCGTCATTTTCGGCCAAGCACAAGACCCTATAGACAAAGATAGTGTTACCCAATTGGAGGAAGTAATTCTAATCGATGCGCTAAAAACCAAAAAAGTCATTGGTATTACCCCTTCAGATGTTATCTCCGCCAAGACCTTTCAAAATTACAGTCCGGTGGATATCGTATCCTCCATGAACCAAATTCCAGGGGTTTATGTGTTGTCGGGAGCCTTGAATACCAATAGAATTACCATTCGAGGTATTGGTGCCCGTACACTTTTTGGAACTGATAAGCTACGCCTTTATTACAACGAAATACCAGTGACGAACGGTACGGGATCTTCTACCATCGAGGCCTATGATTTGGAAAACCTGGGACAAATTGAAGTGGTCAAAGGACCAAAAGGAACGGAGTTTGGGGCCAACCTTGGTGGTGCCATAATTCTAACCCCAAAAGAGGCCTTGGGAATGTCCACCAACTTCAGCAATAATTTCACCATCGGCTCCTATAATTTGATAAAAAACAACTTGGCTTTTAATCATTACGATGGAAAATTACGGTTGAACTTACAGTACGGTCATATCGAAACCAATGGATATCGCGAGAACAACAACTTTGAAAGGGATGGATTTTTGCTTAATACTTCGTATCAATTGAATTCCAATAATAAGCTCTCCCTGTTAGTAAATCATATAGACTATACCGCTCAAATTCCAAGCTCACTCGGGTTCACCGCCTTTAATGAAGACCCGACACAAGCTACATTTACATGGAGGGCCTCACAAGGCTATGAAACAAATAATCAGACCCTGGTGGGGTTATCTCTCTCCCATCAATTTTCTTCCCGATTTAAAAACACGACCAGTGTATTTTATAATTATTTGGACAAGACCGAAGCCAGGCCCTTTGGCATTTTGGAGGAAATCACCAACGGATTTGGATTTAGAACCTTGTTTTCAGGTGATTTTACCTTGTTTGATACATCAGCTGATTTTGTCTTTGGAGCGGAACTTTACAAAGATGAGTACGATTGGGACGAATTTGAAAACCTTTATCAAGAAAACGACGGAAACGGAAGTTTAAAGGGTGCACAGTTTGCCCGCAACAAGGAATTTAGAAGTCAATGGAACGCTTTTACTTCAGTGCAATACCCAATATCAGATTCTTTTTCTGCCCAATTGGGACTTAACTTGAATAAAACCGCTTTTGACCTTCAAGACCGGTTCAACCCCATAAATACCAACAATAGTGGAAGTAGGGATTTTGATCTAATTCTATTACCCAGTTTAACCTTAAATTATTCAATTTCAGAGTATCATGAACTATTTGGGAATATTAGTAGGGGATTTACAAATCCGAGCCTTGAAAGAACATTGACTCCGGATGGCATCATCAATCCAGACATCCAACAGGAGACCGGGACAAACTACGAAATTGGAACGAACCTTCTTTTGGACGAAAACAGGTTACGAATCAACCTGACCCTATATCAAATGAACATCAAAAATCTTTTGATACGCGAACAAGTAGGAGATGATCAATTTATTGAGAAAAACGCCGGAAGTTCCAGACACCAAGGCCTGGAACTTGGAATAGACTATACCCTTTCTTCACCTAGTTCAAAAGTTCAAGTAAATCCTTTTGTCAATTACAACCTCAACCATCATAAATTCACTGATTTTGTGGACGATGGTATCGACTATTCCGGTAATGATTTAACAGGGGTGCCCAAACATCGATTGACCATAGGTTTACAAAATCGTTTCTTTACCCATTATTATCTCAATCTTATCTACCAACATGTGGGAAGTATTCCCTTGACGGATGCCAATGATAGGTATAGCGATGCCTTCAATTTGGTTAATTTAAGAACCGGATACCGAAAAAAACTAACGCCAAAATTCACTTTGGGAGTTAATTTTGGCGTCAATAATGTGTTTGATGTACTTTATGCCCGTTCCGTTCTTATAAACACTCAAGGTTTTGGAGGAGCGGAACCCCGGTATTACTACCCGGGAGATGGAAGGAATTTTTACGGAGGCCTTAATTTGGCCTATGCCCTTTGA
- a CDS encoding exodeoxyribonuclease III yields the protein MKIVSYNVNGIRAALRKDFLQWLNAVDPDVVCLQEIKANEEQLDLSLFEAAGYPYHYWFSAQKKGYSGVAILSKQKPDEVLFGTGIDYMDFEGRNITVHFNNVSVMSMYLPSGTNLARLEHKLTYMDDFQKYADEFRKKHPNLIVLGDYNICHQAIDIHNPVGLKNVSGFLPVEREWIGNFIKSGFIDSFRYFNKEPENYTWWSYRANARNNNKGWRLDYGMVAEPLSDKLKRSVILSEAKHSDHCPILLELND from the coding sequence ATGAAGATAGTTTCCTACAATGTAAATGGTATTAGAGCAGCATTGCGAAAAGATTTTTTGCAATGGTTGAACGCTGTGGACCCGGATGTGGTCTGTCTACAGGAAATTAAGGCCAACGAGGAACAGTTGGACCTATCCCTTTTTGAAGCGGCAGGTTATCCCTATCATTATTGGTTCAGTGCCCAAAAAAAAGGGTATAGCGGCGTGGCCATACTATCCAAACAAAAACCCGATGAGGTGTTGTTTGGCACCGGTATCGATTATATGGATTTTGAAGGCCGAAATATTACCGTACATTTCAATAATGTTTCGGTGATGAGTATGTACCTGCCATCCGGTACCAATCTGGCTCGGTTGGAACATAAACTGACCTATATGGACGATTTTCAGAAATATGCCGATGAATTCAGAAAAAAACATCCCAACCTGATTGTTTTGGGCGACTATAATATTTGCCATCAGGCTATTGACATTCATAATCCGGTGGGGTTAAAGAACGTTTCGGGGTTTTTGCCCGTGGAACGGGAATGGATCGGTAATTTTATAAAGAGTGGTTTTATAGACAGTTTTAGGTATTTCAATAAGGAACCTGAAAATTATACTTGGTGGAGCTACAGGGCTAATGCCAGAAATAATAACAAGGGATGGCGTTTGGACTATGGGATGGTCGCTGAACCCTTAAGTGATAAACTAAAACGTTCCGTTATTTTGTCCGAGGCCAAGCACAGTGACCATTGCCCAATTTTACTGGAACTTAATGATTGA